TCAAACGCATCTCAGGAGGAATTTCGTGACGAGCTATCGGCGACAATTTATCCATTTTTAGAACTTGGAATTCAATGCGTCGGTTATGCTCTCTACCTTCCTTGGTGGCGTTTGAGGCGATAGGGCTCTGCTCCCCCATCCCCATGATATAGAACTTATCTTTCGGATAGCTGAAGTTGTTCAGGATGTAATCCTTAACGCTGTTGGCTCTTTCCCAAGACAGTTTCATGTTTGTGTCAGCTTTACCGCTGTTGTCTGTGAACCCGGAAATTAATACCACTTCATCCGGCTGTAGCTCTTTCAGTTTACTGGCTTCTCTTTCCAACAATTCTTTTTGGGTTGATGGAATATTCCATGAACCTACTGGGAATGTGATTTGGATGGTAACCTTCGTTTGTGGCGGACAACCATATTTGTTAACGATATAGCCTTTAGGCGTATTAGGACACTGATCAATCGAATCCAGAACGCCGTCACCATCCTTGTCATTGTCGATCTTACAACCATATTGGTTGACCTTAACGCCTAATGGCGTGCCCGGACATTTATCTTTGCTGTCTAGCACGCCATCTTTATCTTCATCCCCTTCACAGCCAAGGAAATTGACAGATACACCTGGCGCGGAGTTAGGGCATTGATCCGTTTTGTCATAAATACCATCGCCATCGCTGTCTAGCTCACAACCATGTTTGTCTACTTTCGTGCCTTTGGCGGTGTTGGCGCAGAAATCGTCTTTATCGGGTACGCCGTCTTGGTCTAAATCCTTATATTCCTCAACATCTTTTTTCGTATGCTCACCGTCATCCATGAGAGTTTGCATTGCGGGAGTGTTGGCATAATTGTTTTCAGCATCTTGGGCATAAGCGAAAAAAGGTAACCCACAGAGGGCGATGAGAGGAAGTGTGCGTAACATAATTATTTTTATACCTAAATAAAAGACATATTGCCCACAATTCTACTGAAAACTACGAACGCTATCCAGTGTTTTGCATAACGTGCCACAGAAAGTTTCTTGTAATGATAAATTTGTGATTTTATCTTACGCGATTTTTTTGAGTAAATGCTTAATTTATAAGGTTTTTTATTCATAGTGTTTGGTAAAGCGCATTTTGTAGTTGTTGATCAGACAGTACAACGGGATTTCCTAACATGCTTCCCGAACGACAGTTTTCGATGACCGGATCGAATTGGCATGGCGTAATGCCATATTCTGATAAGGAGATCGGTGCGTAACGTTCTGTTAGAAGTTGTAAGTTTAAGATTAAATCCGATAAATCGTCTTCAAGGGTTGCGGCGGTTGGTTCAAGCCCATCTTTGTTTGAAAGCAGGCGACCGATTCGGGCATATTTATAGCGTGTCGCTTGAGAAAATGCATCATCCTGCTGTTGTAGGGTTTCGATATTTGCTGTAGTAATCGGAGCCAGTAACCTTGCGCAAACGATACCGTGCGGCGCTTCAAAAAAGGCGCCGATTGGACCTGCTAAACCGTGTACTGCGCCTAATCCGGCATTAGCCAGTGTTATTCCAGATAAGCTAGCAGCTAGCATCAGGTTGCCATAGCCGG
This portion of the Hydrogenovibrio marinus genome encodes:
- a CDS encoding OmpA family protein, with the protein product MLRTLPLIALCGLPFFAYAQDAENNYANTPAMQTLMDDGEHTKKDVEEYKDLDQDGVPDKDDFCANTAKGTKVDKHGCELDSDGDGIYDKTDQCPNSAPGVSVNFLGCEGDEDKDGVLDSKDKCPGTPLGVKVNQYGCKIDNDKDGDGVLDSIDQCPNTPKGYIVNKYGCPPQTKVTIQITFPVGSWNIPSTQKELLEREASKLKELQPDEVVLISGFTDNSGKADTNMKLSWERANSVKDYILNNFSYPKDKFYIMGMGEQSPIASNATKEGREHNRRIEFQVLKMDKLSPIARHEIPPEMRLKK